One genomic window of Magnolia sinica isolate HGM2019 chromosome 3, MsV1, whole genome shotgun sequence includes the following:
- the LOC131239749 gene encoding uncharacterized protein At1g05835 yields MPTSPSEPLKLALWAFLAAASILLRGCCGASCGINRPTVQQTQVGRGNPPKFTVEIRNNCQTCPAINIHIKCGNFSQALVNPKLFRVLAYDDCVVNSGLPLAPLQKLSFSYSHQKFLMSLRTWYFQCE; encoded by the exons atgccaaCTTCACCATCAGAACCTCTCAAGCTTGCTTTATGGGCATTTCTTGCAGCTGCCTCCATCCTTCTCCGTG GATGCTGCGGTGCAAGTTGCGGCATCAACCGTCCAACGGTGCAACAGACTCAGGTGGGGCGCGGTAACCCTCCAAAATTCACAGTCGAGATCCGGAATAACTGCCAGACGTGCCCTGCAATCAACATCCACATCAAGTGCGGCAACTTCTCCCAGGCCTTGGTGAACCCCAAGCTGTTCAGAGTGCTGGCCTACGACGATTGTGTTGTGAACAGCGGCTTGCCTTTGGCTCCACTGCAGAAGCTGTCTTTCAGCTACTCACACCAGAAGTTCCTCATGTCCTTAAGAACTTGGTATTTCCAATGCGAATGA